CCCCGAGGCCGATGGCCGTGCCGATTGTGCGCCGCACAGCGCGGGATGCTACCCGACGCGGGTGGCCCGCGTCCCGCGTCCGGCGCACGGCCTCACGGCGCGGCCGCCGGCGGTTGGCCGCACGGAGCTTGCGCGGTACGCTCGGGTATGGTCGAACGGATCGGCGGGATCGTCGCGGCGTGTGCGGCCGCGTGCGGAAACGGCGGCGGCGCGGCCGGCCGGGCGGTGGCGACGGCACCGAGCGCAACCGCCGCCGCGCCAGCCGAGGCGAACGCCGACGCCGCGCCGGCCCCGGCGCCGCCGGGCGGCGCTCCGGCGCGCGAGTCCGGCGCGGACGCGGAGCCGCCGAGCCACGCGATCGAGCTGTCGCCGGGGCATCCGGTCACGGTCGGCGGCGTCGCGCTGGCGCTCGACCGCGTCACCACCGCGGTCGCGATCGCCCCGGACGGACGCGGCGAATCGGAAGTCATGGTGGCGACCCTGCGGGTCGGCGATGCGACCGTCGACCTGTCGGCCGGGGACGGGGACCGCGACACGCCGGCCGCGTGGGCCGGCGACGTGCGCGTCGACCTCGTCGACATCGACCGCGACAGCGTGCGCGTGCGCGCATCTCGCGCAACCGGGCCGGTCGTCGACGACCGCACGGTCACCCTCGAGCGCCGCCGTCCGTCCGGCCGCGACGGCGGCGTGCCGATCGGCCCCGACGTGGCGATTGCGCGCTGGTCGCACGGCCACAAACACATGCGCGCCGGCGGCCCGGAGTCGCCGCTCGTCGTCCGGCTCCGCCTGCAGCGCGCAGGGCAGCCGAGCTGGCACACCGTCGAGGTGAATCTTCGGCCGCCCGAAGAGCGAACGTTCACCTGGCGCGAGTACCAGTTCGAGCTGGTGGACTTCGACTACGGCCAACGCATGACGCTGCGGGTCCAACGGCGCGCGCTCGTGCCGCTTCGCCCGGCGGGCGAACCGTAGCGGGGCCGTTTCGTCGCCGGCGCGGACGCCGTCGCGCGAGCGCCGGCCTCGCGGCGCGCGCTGCGCCGGCCCCGCGCGGCGCGCCGGCCGGGTCCCCGCCGCGGTGTCCATCGCAACCTCGCGCGCCGCCGCGTTGCCAAACGCAACGCGGAGCGCCCCGCGTCGCGCGCAACTGGCCGCAACGCGGCGGAAATCGGCCTGGCAGGCGCCTTGCTTCACCGCCGGCCGATGAGCGAGGTCCGCCTCACCGCCATCACGAAGTCCTACGAGGGGGTCGCCCGCCCCGCCGTGCGCGATCTGGACCTGACCATTCCGAGCGGTGAGCTGGTCGTGCTCGTCGGACCGTCGGGCTGCGGCAAGTCCACCACCCTGCGCATCATCGCCGGCCTCGAGGAGCCGACCGCCGGACGCGTGTTCATCGGCGATCGCGACGTCACCGGCGTGCCGCCGGCCGATCGCGACATCGCGATGGTGTTCCAGAACTACGCGCTGTACCCGCACATGACCGTGTTCGACAACCTCGCGTTCGCGCTCCGCCTGCGCAGGTTGTCGCGCGACGACATCCGCCGGCGCGTGGAGCAGACGGCAAAGGCGCTCGGCATCGACGCGTACCTCGACCGCAAGCCCAAAGCGCTGTCGGGCGGCCAGCGCCAGCGCGTCGCCATCGGCCGGGCCGTCGTGCGCGACCCGAAGGTGTTCTTGTTCGACGAGCCGCTGTCGAACCTCGACGCAAAGCTCCGCAGCGAGATGCGCCAGGAGATCGCGCGCATCCACCAGCGGTCGCGCACCACGTCGGTGTACGTCACGCACGACCAGGTCGAGGCGATGACCCTCGCGGACCGCATCGTCGTACTGCGCGACGGCGCCGTGCAGCAGGTCGGCACGCCGCTCGAGATCTACGAACGGCCCGCCAACCAGTTCGTCGCCGGGTTCTTCGGGACGCCGGCGATGAACTTCCTGCGCGCGCGCATCGGCACCGCGAGCGCCGGCGCCGACGCATACCGCGGCGATACCGGGCCCTACGTGCGCGCCACCGGCCCCGGGTTCGAGCTGGCACTGCCGCTGGCCGAGACGCCCAGCGCCGATGTCGTAATCGGCGTGCGACCCGAGGCGCTGTCGCTGGAACAGCGCCCCGACGCCACCGGCATCGACGCGCGCGTCGAGCTGCGCGAGGTGCTCGGCGCCGAGGTGCTGCTCCACCTGCGCTCGCCGGCCGGGCCGCTCACCGTGCGCGCCGACGCGCACGCGCCGACGCGCGAAGGCGAAGCGGTGCGCGTGTGGATCGATCCGCGCAGCGTGCACCTGTTCGACGCCCGCACCGAGCAGCGCCTGTGAGTGGGCGAGGAGAGCACCGTGGCTAGTGCACCCGTTGGTTCCCGGTCGCCCGCGCCCTGGCGGCTCGGCGTCGGATTGCGGCGGCGCTCCGCGGTCGCCGAGGGCCGCCGCGCGGCCGGGGCCGGGCGCCGGCCGCGGCCCGCGGCGACCGTGGGCCGGGTCCTCGCCCTCGCCGCGGCCCTGGCGTGCGCTGCCGGCGCGTGTGCGCCGCGCGACGCCGACGACGCGGTCGTGCTGTGGCACAGCTACACCGGCGCAGAGCGCGACGCGCTCGACGCGCTCGCCCGCGCATTCAATGCCGACCACGACGTGAAGCTGCGCGTCGTCGCCGTGCCCTACGATGCGTTCGCCGACAAGATTACGAACGCGATCCCGAACGGCAACGGCCCCGATCTGGTCATCTTCGCACACGACCGGATCGGCGACTGGGTCGCCGGCGGCCTGATCGAACCGATCGAATACTTCGTCGACGACGAGCTCGCCGACCGATTCGCGTACGACGCGCTGGCGGCGATGGCCTACCGCGGCTCGCTGTACGGGCTTCCGCTGGCGGTCAAGTCGATCGCGCTGTTTTACCGTACCGACCTCGTCGCCGAGCCGCCGCGCACGACCGACGAGCTGCTGGCGGTCGGCCGCGCGCTCACGGATCGCCGCGCCGGCCGATTCGGCCTCGTCTACGAAAACGCTGACCTGTACGGCCACGCCGCGTGGCTGCACGGTTTCGGCGGCGAGGTCTTCGACGCCGACGGCCGCCTCGCGATCGCGACGCCTGCCGCGGCGGCAGCGCTCGCGTTCGCGCGCACGCTCGGCGGACCGGACGGCATCGTTCCACCTGGAACCACCAACACGATGGTCGCCACGCTGTTCAACGAGGGCAAGGCAGCGATGGCGATGAGCGGCCCGTGGTTTCTCGCCGACATCCGTGCCGGCGTGCCGTGGGCCGTGACGTCGCTGCCGATCGTGAGCGCCACGGGGCGCCCCGCCGCGCCGTTTCTCGGCGCCGAGGGTGTGCTCATGTCGTCCCGCGCGCGGGACAAGCGCGCAGCCTTCGAGGTGATGGCGTATCTGACCTCGGACGCGGCGGCGATCGCGCGCGCGCGCAGCGCCCGCCAGGTCGTCCCCAACCGCGCGGCCTACGACGAGCCCGACATCGGCGGCGACCCGGTGCTCGCGGCGTTTCGGGCGCAGCTCGCGCACAGCGTGCCGATGCCCGCGACGCCGGACATGCGCGTCGTGTGGACGCCCTACAAGACCGGCCTTCAGCGAGTGATCGAGCAGGGCGCCGACCCCGACGAGGTGCTCCGCGACGTCGAGCGCGAAGTGCGCGGCTATCTGGCCGGCGCGCGGCGGGGGGACCGATGACCGCCGGCGCGCTGCGCAGCTATGCGGCGGCGGCCGCGGCGGCGCTCGCCATCGCATCGTTCGCGTTCGTGCACCACAGAAACGCCGCATTCGAAGCGCGAGAACTGTCGCGCGCGCGCGACGCGGCGCGCGCCGTCGCCCGCGGCGCGCTGCCCTCGCCTCACGCCGTCGCTCATGGCATCGTCGCCCCCGCGGCTCCGTCCCCGCGCTACCCGTTCCTCCGCCGCCGCCACCTGGCGGGCGGCCGCGCCCTCGGCGGACCGCGCGCGCCGATCGAGGACAAATTGCTGTACGACGCCGCCGCCCGCGCCGAGCGCGACGGCCCATTCGCCCGGTTCGTCGACGACGACTCGGGCCGCGCGGTCGCGGCGGTGCCGGCCGCCGGCGGAATCGCCGTGGCGGTCACCGCGCCGCCGGCCGGCCCCGAAGGCTATC
The nucleotide sequence above comes from Deltaproteobacteria bacterium. Encoded proteins:
- the ugpC gene encoding sn-glycerol-3-phosphate ABC transporter ATP-binding protein UgpC, which codes for MSEVRLTAITKSYEGVARPAVRDLDLTIPSGELVVLVGPSGCGKSTTLRIIAGLEEPTAGRVFIGDRDVTGVPPADRDIAMVFQNYALYPHMTVFDNLAFALRLRRLSRDDIRRRVEQTAKALGIDAYLDRKPKALSGGQRQRVAIGRAVVRDPKVFLFDEPLSNLDAKLRSEMRQEIARIHQRSRTTSVYVTHDQVEAMTLADRIVVLRDGAVQQVGTPLEIYERPANQFVAGFFGTPAMNFLRARIGTASAGADAYRGDTGPYVRATGPGFELALPLAETPSADVVIGVRPEALSLEQRPDATGIDARVELREVLGAEVLLHLRSPAGPLTVRADAHAPTREGEAVRVWIDPRSVHLFDARTEQRL
- a CDS encoding extracellular solute-binding protein, encoding MRRRSAVAEGRRAAGAGRRPRPAATVGRVLALAAALACAAGACAPRDADDAVVLWHSYTGAERDALDALARAFNADHDVKLRVVAVPYDAFADKITNAIPNGNGPDLVIFAHDRIGDWVAGGLIEPIEYFVDDELADRFAYDALAAMAYRGSLYGLPLAVKSIALFYRTDLVAEPPRTTDELLAVGRALTDRRAGRFGLVYENADLYGHAAWLHGFGGEVFDADGRLAIATPAAAAALAFARTLGGPDGIVPPGTTNTMVATLFNEGKAAMAMSGPWFLADIRAGVPWAVTSLPIVSATGRPAAPFLGAEGVLMSSRARDKRAAFEVMAYLTSDAAAIARARSARQVVPNRAAYDEPDIGGDPVLAAFRAQLAHSVPMPATPDMRVVWTPYKTGLQRVIEQGADPDEVLRDVEREVRGYLAGARRGDR